One region of Cyanobium sp. M30B3 genomic DNA includes:
- a CDS encoding DUF3370 family protein, giving the protein MAGQRAKPLDGSFNRVPVLHSNQPEEVEGPGILISTAPGYSYAAENGMALANAEYTFNGDFGLHLHHKYFPAYRSQIRADQRRSELTLGVILINPGPRPVTIQFERGAVRNSFQAPYLANHLMGVKPLGPRPWNTGPGDATAVQMLRNQLDRDLTKAVVLPPRSRMVLLSTRLPALGIANGLLRGRSSGPFQMAVVAGGNGASEADLIAVLDSRRLAAGRVYLSRLADIQSRRIFSRVGGVALGDSYQAEVRHDLKAEGPLHVPLTSTVRHHFGTRDVQVNPLAVRMADSALDNVGTYGVRFDVDLNLYGSGPYELVMSHPIPSGGTRPFTAFRGSLQVQTSEGLQEMHLGMRSGESHALTTLNLRPGVSNPVRVSLVYPADATPGHLLSVVPASQLAMLQQQQRSTPPPLVAAPTPASRPVPATPNPLLGPAPIRPPAALPSRRPIQSSGVNARQVDRYQQAIEAQQEMMRQLMGR; this is encoded by the coding sequence ATGGCCGGGCAGCGGGCCAAGCCCCTCGACGGCAGCTTCAACCGCGTACCTGTCCTGCACTCCAACCAGCCGGAGGAGGTGGAAGGGCCAGGCATCCTGATCTCCACCGCGCCGGGGTACAGCTATGCCGCGGAGAACGGCATGGCGCTGGCCAATGCCGAATACACCTTCAACGGTGACTTCGGCCTGCACCTGCACCACAAATATTTTCCTGCCTACCGCAGCCAGATCCGGGCCGATCAACGCCGCAGCGAACTCACCCTGGGCGTGATTCTGATCAACCCCGGTCCCCGGCCGGTAACGATTCAGTTCGAGCGCGGCGCCGTGCGCAACAGCTTCCAGGCGCCCTACCTGGCCAACCATCTGATGGGGGTGAAGCCCCTCGGCCCGCGCCCCTGGAACACCGGGCCAGGTGATGCCACCGCTGTGCAGATGCTGCGCAATCAGCTGGATCGCGATCTCACCAAGGCAGTGGTGCTCCCGCCCCGCAGCCGCATGGTGCTGCTCAGCACCCGTCTGCCCGCCCTGGGGATCGCCAATGGCCTGCTGCGCGGCCGCAGCAGCGGCCCCTTTCAGATGGCCGTGGTGGCCGGCGGCAACGGGGCCAGTGAGGCCGACCTGATCGCAGTGCTCGACAGCCGCCGTCTGGCGGCGGGACGGGTTTACCTCAGCCGCTTGGCGGACATCCAGAGCCGGCGCATCTTCTCCCGGGTGGGAGGGGTGGCCCTGGGCGACAGTTACCAGGCCGAGGTGCGCCATGATCTCAAGGCCGAGGGGCCGTTGCATGTGCCGCTCACCAGCACCGTTCGCCATCACTTCGGCACCCGCGACGTGCAGGTCAACCCCCTAGCCGTGCGCATGGCCGATTCGGCGCTGGACAACGTGGGCACCTATGGCGTGCGCTTCGATGTGGATCTCAACCTCTATGGATCGGGGCCCTATGAACTGGTGATGAGCCACCCCATCCCCTCTGGCGGCACCCGGCCATTCACCGCCTTCCGCGGTTCCCTGCAGGTTCAGACCAGCGAGGGACTGCAGGAGATGCATCTCGGCATGCGCTCAGGCGAGAGCCATGCCCTCACCACGCTCAACCTGCGCCCAGGCGTCAGCAACCCAGTGCGGGTGAGCCTGGTCTATCCCGCCGACGCCACCCCGGGCCACCTGCTCAGCGTCGTTCCCGCCAGCCAGCTGGCGATGCTGCAACAACAGCAGCGCAGCACGCCGCCGCCGCTTGTGGCTGCCCCGACCCCGGCATCCAGGCCCGTTCCCGCGACTCCCAACCCCCTGCTCGGTCCGGCCCCCATCCGCCCACCGGCAGCGTTGCCATCGCGGCGCCCCATCCAGAGTTCGGGTG